One genomic segment of Rhizobium sp. 11515TR includes these proteins:
- a CDS encoding aromatic amino acid transaminase, producing MNKTAFFDSLTEQKPDPLLELIAKFAADPQSGKIDLGVGVYRDETGRTPVMRAVKAAEYHLWETQESKSYIGPEGDHAFLRALAREIFGERHGGKPVAGIQTPGGTGALRLAAELLALDKRRKIWMGTPTWVNHQSIFAAVGLQVETYRFFDIGKQTVLIDEMLTTLRSAAPGDAVLLQTSCHNPTGAGLLSQNWRDIAEIVTDKGLLPLFDNAYQGLGQGPVEDAAGMIDVIEAVGEAMVAVSCSKSFSLYRERTGAVYLFGDQQAPLNKGIGNLASYARASYSMPPAHGAAIVAAILQDQSRRQAWVDELSEMRNRIAEIRRAAAEAFAQFRPDLANIASQEGMFSLLPISPENVRQLRAEHGIYMPDSGRINVAGMRVTDVASVAEHIGPYLA from the coding sequence ATGAACAAGACAGCGTTTTTCGATAGCCTTACGGAACAGAAGCCCGACCCGCTGCTTGAACTGATTGCCAAGTTCGCGGCGGATCCGCAATCCGGAAAGATCGATCTCGGCGTTGGCGTCTATCGCGATGAAACGGGCCGCACACCGGTCATGAGAGCCGTCAAGGCGGCCGAGTACCATCTTTGGGAAACCCAAGAATCCAAATCCTATATCGGCCCTGAGGGCGATCATGCTTTTCTGCGCGCGCTGGCCCGCGAAATCTTCGGTGAACGCCACGGCGGCAAGCCGGTCGCGGGAATTCAGACCCCTGGCGGCACCGGCGCTCTGCGTCTGGCTGCGGAACTGCTTGCCCTCGACAAGCGACGTAAGATCTGGATGGGCACGCCGACATGGGTCAATCATCAATCGATCTTTGCCGCCGTCGGCCTTCAGGTCGAGACCTATCGTTTCTTCGATATCGGCAAGCAGACCGTTCTCATCGATGAGATGCTGACGACCCTGCGGAGCGCAGCACCCGGCGATGCCGTGCTGCTGCAAACGAGCTGCCATAATCCGACAGGCGCGGGATTGTTATCGCAGAACTGGCGCGACATCGCCGAGATCGTCACCGACAAGGGATTGCTGCCGCTCTTCGACAATGCCTATCAAGGCCTCGGTCAAGGCCCGGTCGAAGACGCAGCCGGTATGATTGATGTGATCGAAGCGGTCGGCGAGGCTATGGTTGCCGTCTCCTGCTCCAAATCCTTCTCGCTCTATCGGGAGCGCACCGGCGCGGTCTATCTCTTCGGCGATCAACAGGCGCCGTTGAACAAGGGCATCGGCAATCTGGCGAGCTATGCCCGCGCCAGCTATTCCATGCCGCCAGCGCATGGGGCTGCTATTGTTGCCGCGATCCTGCAGGACCAGTCGCGGCGCCAAGCCTGGGTCGATGAACTCAGCGAAATGCGCAACCGCATAGCCGAAATCCGCCGTGCCGCCGCCGAAGCCTTTGCACAATTCCGTCCTGATCTCGCCAATATCGCTTCGCAGGAAGGCATGTTCTCCCTTCTGCCGATCTCTCCGGAAAACGTCCGGCAGCTTCGGGCCGAACACGGCATCTACATGCCGGATTCCGGCAGGATCAACGTGGCAGGAATGCGTGTTACGGATGTCGCATCCGTCGCGGAGCACATCGGTCCCTATCTTGCCTGA
- a CDS encoding Lrp/AsnC family transcriptional regulator produces MEDFDLDHIDRTILRVLQEEGDISQAALSEKVGASPASCWRRIKALESAGVLGRTVRLVDPDKIGKGLNVFCQVKMKTHDPATRRDFEQFIASYREVLECYSMSGEWDYLIRAVVADVREYEGLLMRGILTHEAVLSSSSHFSLKCVKYTTALPMNVSR; encoded by the coding sequence ATGGAAGATTTCGATCTTGATCACATCGACAGGACGATTCTGCGCGTGCTGCAGGAGGAAGGCGATATCAGCCAGGCGGCGCTGTCAGAAAAAGTGGGCGCATCGCCTGCGTCCTGCTGGCGAAGGATCAAGGCGCTGGAAAGCGCCGGCGTGCTGGGCAGGACGGTCCGCCTTGTCGATCCCGACAAGATCGGCAAGGGGCTGAACGTCTTCTGCCAGGTCAAGATGAAGACCCATGATCCCGCGACCCGCCGCGATTTCGAACAGTTCATCGCCAGCTATCGCGAGGTATTGGAATGCTATTCCATGTCCGGTGAGTGGGATTACCTGATCCGTGCCGTGGTTGCCGATGTCCGGGAATATGAAGGCCTTTTGATGCGAGGTATCCTGACCCACGAAGCGGTGCTGAGCTCATCGTCGCACTTCTCCCTGAAATGCGTCAAATACACCACGGCGTTGCCGATGAATGTGTCGAGATAG
- a CDS encoding amidase — translation MTQTHLGKSIAQLSVLIQSGSLDPVALAEETLDAIRAYKDQAIFTRLLETRAKEEAAASSKRLREGRSRGLLDGIPVAWKDLFAIAGLPTTAGSIVLADAEPAQDDADVVKALKAAGMIAVGRVNMSEFAFSGLGLNPHYGTPLTPLATDVARIPGGSSSGSAVAVAAGLVPVAIGTDTGGSVRIPSAFNGLVGYKASHGRYSMGGVFPLSTSLDSLGPLCRSVQDAIWVDAALRGRFIPEVERAEAAGLSIVVPTNIVMDDAQDGVLAAFEATLARLSAAGVRIRRAAFPAFEKLFELMAEYGPLVTAEAFVLHHRRLAGPEAASMDRRVVARTRLGEKTTLVGYLETLKVREQLIKEVAATLGPNEFIAYPTVAHVAPALGPLEADDELFVKINGRTLRNTAIGNFLDWCGISLPCGMGEAGMPVGFLLSAPKNHDERLLGAALALEEIVAG, via the coding sequence ATGACGCAGACACATCTCGGCAAATCGATCGCGCAGCTCTCGGTGCTGATCCAGTCCGGCAGTCTCGATCCGGTCGCGCTGGCCGAGGAGACCCTCGACGCGATCCGGGCCTATAAGGATCAGGCGATCTTCACGCGGTTGTTGGAAACGCGCGCGAAGGAAGAGGCGGCGGCTTCGTCCAAGCGGCTGCGTGAGGGGCGTTCGCGCGGGCTGCTGGATGGCATTCCCGTCGCCTGGAAGGATTTGTTTGCAATCGCTGGCCTGCCGACCACAGCCGGGTCGATTGTGCTTGCCGACGCTGAGCCCGCGCAGGACGATGCCGATGTCGTCAAGGCGTTGAAGGCTGCCGGCATGATCGCCGTCGGCCGAGTCAATATGAGCGAGTTCGCCTTTTCCGGCCTCGGCCTCAATCCACATTACGGCACGCCGCTAACCCCGCTGGCGACGGATGTCGCGCGCATTCCGGGCGGTTCGTCCTCGGGGTCTGCCGTCGCGGTTGCGGCAGGTCTCGTGCCGGTCGCGATCGGCACGGATACGGGCGGCTCGGTGCGCATACCGTCTGCTTTCAACGGCCTTGTCGGCTATAAGGCGAGCCATGGCCGCTACAGCATGGGCGGTGTCTTTCCGCTGTCGACGAGCCTCGACTCGCTCGGTCCGCTGTGCCGCAGCGTCCAGGATGCGATCTGGGTCGATGCGGCATTGCGTGGGCGCTTTATCCCCGAGGTGGAGCGCGCCGAAGCCGCCGGGCTTTCCATCGTGGTGCCGACAAATATCGTCATGGATGATGCGCAGGATGGTGTTCTTGCAGCTTTCGAGGCGACGCTGGCAAGATTGAGTGCCGCTGGCGTTAGAATCCGGCGAGCTGCCTTTCCGGCTTTCGAAAAGCTCTTTGAGCTGATGGCCGAGTATGGGCCGTTGGTTACTGCCGAGGCCTTCGTGCTGCATCACCGCCGTCTGGCAGGACCGGAAGCCGCTTCCATGGATCGGCGTGTTGTCGCGCGGACGCGCCTCGGAGAGAAGACGACGCTGGTTGGCTATCTGGAAACGCTCAAAGTGCGTGAGCAACTGATCAAGGAGGTTGCCGCAACGCTTGGCCCGAACGAGTTCATCGCCTATCCGACGGTTGCCCATGTTGCGCCGGCGCTTGGGCCTCTGGAAGCGGATGATGAGCTGTTCGTAAAGATCAATGGCAGAACGCTGCGCAATACGGCAATCGGCAATTTCCTCGATTGGTGCGGCATCTCCCTGCCTTGCGGCATGGGTGAAGCAGGCATGCCTGTCGGCTTCCTGCTGTCGGCGCCGAAGAACCATGACGAGCGGCTGTTGGGCGCGGCGCTGGCGTTGGAAGAGATCGTCGCGGGCTAA
- a CDS encoding MFS transporter — protein sequence MTNDNPALQSAVRKATIRLLPFLGLMLILNFLDRSNVGFAKVAYQADTGISDAAYAFGAGILYLGYATFEVPSNLIMQRVGARLWLSRIMITWGIVSACMVFAHTPMSYYIVRFLLGVCEAGFYPGVLLYLTYWFPAKHRARATGLFYLGVPLSLVIGAPLSGWLLTHHDVLGLTNWQWMFAVEGLAATVVGILALFFLTSRPTEAKWLTLEEKNALNAVIEAEERSKLSEVKHSVFSVLKDWRVLAFVGIYLFIQIGVGPITFYLPARLAQALGGGVNTWVGVLLGLPWLCALVATRFFTVYADKHDNHRIVCIAMLTAGTIALGTIGLTMNPWVMVIAACIAVPGLASSQPVFWSLPTRYLGGVGAASGIAFIVSLGNLGSFASPQIKAYVDAATGNGDIGFYILAGCCFLSVVLLIALGPHRRWIVDAEPAVGGSRSH from the coding sequence ATGACAAACGATAATCCGGCGCTGCAAAGCGCCGTGCGCAAGGCGACGATTCGTCTCTTGCCCTTTCTGGGCCTGATGCTGATCCTGAATTTTCTCGACCGATCCAATGTCGGCTTCGCCAAGGTGGCTTATCAGGCCGATACCGGCATTTCGGATGCAGCCTATGCTTTCGGCGCCGGCATTCTCTATCTCGGCTACGCCACCTTCGAAGTGCCGAGCAACCTGATCATGCAGCGCGTCGGCGCCCGCCTCTGGCTCAGCCGGATCATGATTACCTGGGGTATCGTCTCCGCCTGCATGGTCTTTGCCCATACACCGATGAGCTACTACATCGTTCGTTTCCTGCTCGGCGTCTGCGAAGCCGGCTTCTATCCGGGCGTCTTGCTTTACCTGACTTACTGGTTCCCGGCCAAGCATAGGGCGCGCGCTACCGGCCTCTTCTATCTCGGTGTCCCCCTATCGCTGGTGATCGGCGCACCACTTTCCGGCTGGTTGCTCACTCATCATGACGTCCTTGGCCTTACCAACTGGCAATGGATGTTCGCGGTCGAAGGCCTTGCGGCAACCGTCGTCGGCATCCTGGCCCTCTTCTTCCTGACGAGCCGCCCAACAGAAGCGAAATGGCTGACGTTGGAGGAGAAAAATGCGCTGAATGCCGTCATTGAAGCGGAAGAGCGCAGCAAGCTTTCCGAAGTGAAGCACTCCGTCTTCAGCGTGCTGAAAGATTGGCGCGTCCTCGCCTTCGTCGGCATCTATCTGTTCATCCAGATCGGTGTCGGCCCGATCACCTTTTACCTGCCGGCGCGGCTGGCACAGGCGCTCGGCGGCGGCGTCAATACCTGGGTCGGTGTGCTGCTCGGCCTACCCTGGCTTTGCGCGCTTGTCGCAACCCGCTTCTTCACCGTCTATGCCGACAAGCATGACAACCATCGCATCGTCTGCATCGCCATGCTGACGGCCGGCACCATCGCGCTAGGAACGATCGGCCTGACGATGAATCCGTGGGTGATGGTCATTGCCGCCTGCATCGCGGTTCCGGGCCTTGCCTCTTCGCAGCCGGTCTTCTGGAGCCTGCCGACCCGCTATCTCGGAGGCGTCGGTGCCGCCAGCGGCATTGCCTTCATTGTCTCGCTCGGCAATCTCGGCAGCTTCGCCTCGCCGCAGATCAAGGCCTATGTCGACGCAGCCACAGGCAATGGCGATATCGGCTTCTATATCCTCGCCGGTTGCTGCTTCCTGTCTGTCGTGCTGCTGATCGCACTCGGCCCGCACCGCCGCTGGATCGTCGACGCCGAGCCGGCTGTCGGTGGCAGCCGTTCGCATTGA
- a CDS encoding alpha-ketoacid dehydrogenase subunit alpha/beta yields the protein MAQLAFKSHERNSPDDHIDWRRVAYLVHLSRALDEMEEKRLVPEKKVLYQFSARGHDMAQILLGTQLTGLHDATCGYYRSRPLLLSLGVDPADALGSAMGRAGGYSDGRDIGVVFNYPNRSGASALPMCGGVGAQYTPTAGWAQAMKYYTTTLDRPEYARDIGVALGGDGSVASNGFWAALTAATTQQLPMLFYIEDNGFGISVPSTAQTPGGNIAANLASWKNLAIFDGDGCDPAEAARLVQEAVSFVREERKPALLRLTVPRLEGHSFQDTQTYKSEETVRREWERDPLPRLKDFLVPAVMATQEWDACQSEARKMAESARAAAEDRPVADPSSVTRHVFFNGAMQTMGGQHPSGYAPPATMDVPETSGPRINMVTAIRRTLEHEMSINERVVMFGEDIGPKGGVHAVTLGIQEKFGSERVFDTSLSEEGIIGRAVGMALAGLVPIPEIQFRKYAEPATEQLNDCGTIRWRTNNRFAAPIVVRMPGGFFKCGDPWHSQTNEVAFVHQPGWKVAVPSNAEDAVGLLRASIRGNDPVIFFEHRAMLDDAWARRPYPGDNFALPFGKAKLTRTGSDITIVTWGAMVQRCEEAAEGISADIIDLRTLMPWDQEAVLASIAKTHRFLIVHEDLEAAGFGAEIAAVIADKAFTDLDAPVSRLTMPDIPSPHNPALLDWAVPSTERIAKRIAEILEF from the coding sequence ATGGCCCAGCTAGCCTTCAAAAGCCACGAGCGGAACTCGCCCGACGATCATATCGATTGGCGCCGGGTTGCCTATCTCGTTCACCTCTCCCGGGCACTCGACGAGATGGAGGAAAAGCGTCTCGTTCCGGAAAAGAAGGTTCTCTATCAGTTTTCCGCACGCGGCCACGACATGGCGCAGATCCTCCTTGGAACGCAGCTGACAGGCCTCCACGACGCGACGTGTGGCTATTATCGCTCGCGGCCACTTCTGCTTTCGCTTGGCGTCGATCCGGCCGATGCGCTCGGCTCGGCCATGGGCCGCGCCGGAGGCTATTCCGACGGGCGCGACATTGGTGTCGTCTTCAACTATCCGAACCGTTCCGGCGCCTCGGCCCTGCCCATGTGTGGCGGCGTTGGTGCGCAATATACCCCCACGGCCGGCTGGGCGCAGGCGATGAAATATTATACGACGACGTTGGATCGGCCGGAGTATGCGCGGGACATCGGCGTCGCGCTCGGCGGCGATGGCTCCGTTGCCTCAAACGGCTTCTGGGCAGCATTGACGGCCGCAACGACGCAACAATTACCAATGCTGTTTTACATCGAAGACAATGGCTTCGGCATTTCGGTGCCTTCGACGGCGCAGACACCGGGAGGGAATATCGCAGCCAATCTCGCAAGCTGGAAAAATCTCGCAATCTTCGATGGCGACGGCTGCGACCCGGCGGAAGCAGCCCGGCTCGTGCAGGAAGCCGTCTCCTTTGTTCGCGAGGAGCGCAAGCCCGCTCTCCTGCGGCTGACGGTGCCGCGCCTTGAGGGCCACAGCTTCCAGGACACACAGACCTACAAGAGCGAGGAAACCGTGAGGCGCGAGTGGGAGCGCGATCCTCTGCCGCGCCTGAAAGATTTCCTCGTGCCCGCCGTGATGGCGACACAGGAATGGGATGCCTGCCAAAGCGAAGCGCGCAAAATGGCCGAAAGCGCCCGCGCCGCCGCTGAGGACCGACCAGTCGCCGACCCCTCCTCCGTGACCCGCCATGTATTCTTCAATGGCGCCATGCAGACGATGGGCGGGCAGCATCCGTCCGGATATGCGCCTCCAGCGACAATGGATGTACCGGAAACCTCCGGGCCGCGCATCAACATGGTCACAGCGATCCGCAGAACGCTCGAACACGAGATGTCGATCAACGAGCGCGTCGTCATGTTCGGCGAAGATATCGGCCCCAAGGGAGGGGTGCATGCCGTCACTCTTGGCATACAGGAAAAATTCGGCAGCGAGCGGGTTTTCGATACGTCGCTATCCGAAGAAGGCATTATCGGCCGCGCCGTTGGCATGGCGCTCGCCGGCCTCGTCCCCATTCCCGAAATCCAGTTTCGGAAATATGCCGAACCGGCGACCGAACAGCTGAACGACTGCGGCACCATCCGCTGGCGCACCAACAATCGCTTCGCAGCCCCCATCGTAGTCCGCATGCCCGGTGGCTTTTTCAAATGCGGCGATCCCTGGCACAGTCAGACCAACGAAGTGGCCTTCGTCCACCAGCCGGGCTGGAAGGTCGCGGTTCCATCGAATGCAGAGGATGCCGTCGGCCTGCTGCGAGCCTCGATCCGCGGCAACGACCCGGTCATCTTCTTCGAGCATCGGGCCATGCTCGATGATGCCTGGGCGCGGCGCCCCTATCCCGGCGACAACTTCGCGCTGCCCTTCGGCAAGGCGAAGCTGACGCGGACCGGCAGCGACATCACCATCGTCACTTGGGGCGCCATGGTGCAGCGCTGCGAGGAGGCCGCCGAAGGCATTTCTGCCGATATCATCGATCTCCGTACACTGATGCCCTGGGATCAGGAGGCCGTGCTTGCTTCGATCGCCAAGACGCATCGCTTCCTTATCGTCCACGAGGACCTCGAAGCTGCGGGCTTCGGCGCTGAGATCGCCGCCGTCATTGCAGACAAGGCATTCACGGATCTCGATGCGCCGGTCTCGCGTCTGACCATGCCCGATATCCCCAGCCCGCATAATCCCGCTCTTCTCGATTGGGCCGTGCCCTCGACCGAGCGGATCGCCAAGCGCATTGCCGAAATCCTGGAGTTTTAG
- a CDS encoding dihydrolipoamide acetyltransferase family protein, translating into MTGIIEITAPIEQEGTKAVVRNWLKQIGDHVREGDALVELETDKVTQEIPAPCDGILSEIAMEDGDDATPGAILGRMSIENANGVAAQATEAPLQIQPASSATGPAAAYYSPAVRKAAEEYGIDPASLKGSGRDGRVTRADMDHAREIAKPHASGPVSQRAEAAQTPPAVAADGNSRIVPHSAMRLSIARHMAHSLATAPQVTAIFEADFTAIMRHRESHKDRLKAEGVNLSYTAYFVAASVAAMKLVPEVNSQWHDDGLEIFEDINIGVGIALGDKGLVAPIIRQAQDLQLEAIAARLQDLTNRARSNALKGKELKGGTFTISNHGVSGSLVASPIIINQPQSAILGIGKLEKRVVVREVDGVDTIQIRPMAYVSMTIDHRSLDGHQTNAWLTEFVRILQSWPQ; encoded by the coding sequence ATGACTGGTATCATCGAGATCACGGCTCCGATCGAGCAGGAGGGCACGAAAGCCGTCGTCCGAAACTGGCTGAAGCAGATCGGCGATCACGTTCGAGAAGGCGATGCGCTTGTCGAACTGGAAACCGACAAGGTCACCCAGGAGATACCGGCGCCATGCGACGGCATTCTGAGCGAAATTGCGATGGAGGATGGCGATGACGCCACGCCCGGCGCGATCCTCGGACGTATGAGCATCGAAAACGCGAACGGTGTTGCAGCGCAAGCGACCGAGGCCCCGTTGCAGATACAGCCGGCCTCATCTGCGACAGGCCCCGCCGCCGCTTATTATTCACCCGCTGTTCGCAAGGCCGCCGAGGAATACGGGATCGACCCGGCCAGTCTCAAAGGCAGCGGCAGGGATGGCCGAGTCACACGCGCCGATATGGATCATGCGCGGGAAATCGCCAAGCCGCATGCATCTGGGCCGGTGTCGCAGCGGGCTGAGGCTGCACAGACCCCGCCGGCAGTCGCGGCTGACGGCAACTCTCGCATCGTCCCCCATTCCGCCATGCGGCTTTCGATCGCAAGGCATATGGCCCACTCCCTGGCGACGGCACCGCAGGTCACCGCAATCTTCGAGGCCGATTTCACGGCGATCATGCGTCATCGCGAAAGCCACAAGGATCGCCTGAAGGCCGAAGGCGTAAACCTCTCCTACACCGCCTATTTCGTGGCAGCATCCGTCGCAGCCATGAAACTCGTACCCGAAGTCAACAGCCAATGGCACGATGATGGCCTGGAGATATTCGAAGATATCAATATCGGCGTCGGCATCGCATTGGGCGACAAGGGCCTGGTCGCGCCGATCATTCGGCAGGCGCAGGATCTCCAGCTGGAGGCCATTGCCGCAAGGCTCCAGGATTTGACGAACCGGGCACGCTCCAACGCCCTCAAGGGCAAGGAGTTGAAAGGCGGAACCTTCACCATCTCCAATCACGGCGTTTCCGGCTCGCTGGTCGCATCCCCCATCATCATCAACCAGCCACAATCCGCCATCCTCGGCATCGGCAAATTGGAAAAGCGCGTCGTGGTGCGAGAGGTCGATGGGGTCGATACGATACAGATCCGCCCGATGGCCTACGTGTCCATGACGATTGACCATCGCTCTCTGGACGGGCATCAAACGAATGCCTGGCTGACGGAATTCGTACGGATTCTGCAGAGCTGGCCGCAATGA
- a CDS encoding ABC transporter substrate-binding protein gives MNKHESVAKSVSAPALHLKGRPRLRVLGTAISLLEELRLRAQDDLGIDVIFDNNDFLTTQYKAAREPETYDIYDQCFHNLDIVWYWRAIQPVDTQRIVLWDEVNDLTKTGHIGPNPRMGLGDVPAKKLFVQPNLALGDTPSRFISMLPTTHNFDSFAYRTDLAPNGVGMHSWGALFDERWASRVALVDEPAIGIFDAALAAQAAGLMSFDDIGNMSIQEIDQLIDLLEERKKAGFFRDFWKTAEDAARLMIAGETCVQSMWSPGIGILNSKGVPVEQAVPAEGYRAWHGGLCLSKHLSGRLLDVAYDYLNWWISGWPGAVVARQGYYISTPQRSRQFMTQAEWDYWYEGAAATEDLPGPDGQTRIKKDSVRSGGSYWQRANCIAVWNTTMDEHNYLVRRWMQLVG, from the coding sequence ATGAATAAGCATGAATCCGTTGCCAAAAGCGTGTCTGCTCCCGCCTTGCATCTGAAGGGCCGGCCGCGCCTGCGCGTGCTCGGCACCGCGATTTCGCTGCTGGAGGAACTTCGCCTGCGAGCGCAGGACGATCTCGGCATCGATGTCATCTTCGACAACAACGATTTCCTGACAACGCAGTACAAGGCGGCCCGCGAGCCGGAAACCTACGATATCTACGACCAGTGCTTCCACAATCTCGATATCGTCTGGTATTGGCGCGCAATCCAGCCCGTGGACACCCAGCGCATCGTGCTGTGGGATGAGGTCAACGATCTGACGAAGACCGGCCATATCGGCCCCAACCCGCGAATGGGGCTTGGCGATGTGCCGGCGAAAAAGCTTTTCGTGCAGCCAAACCTCGCTCTCGGCGATACGCCGTCACGCTTCATCTCGATGCTGCCGACGACGCATAATTTCGACAGTTTCGCCTATCGGACCGATCTGGCGCCGAACGGTGTCGGCATGCATTCCTGGGGCGCGCTTTTCGACGAGCGCTGGGCGAGCAGGGTGGCGCTGGTGGACGAGCCTGCCATCGGCATATTTGATGCTGCGCTCGCTGCACAGGCTGCCGGCCTCATGTCCTTCGACGATATCGGCAATATGTCCATTCAGGAAATCGACCAGTTGATCGACCTCTTGGAGGAGCGCAAGAAGGCCGGCTTTTTCCGGGACTTCTGGAAAACCGCCGAGGATGCGGCACGGCTGATGATCGCTGGCGAGACCTGCGTCCAGAGCATGTGGTCGCCCGGTATCGGTATCCTGAATTCGAAGGGTGTGCCGGTCGAGCAGGCCGTGCCCGCCGAAGGCTATCGCGCCTGGCATGGCGGCTTGTGCCTTTCGAAACACTTAAGCGGTCGTCTTCTCGATGTCGCCTACGATTATCTGAACTGGTGGATCTCAGGGTGGCCGGGTGCCGTGGTCGCGCGGCAGGGCTATTACATTTCGACGCCGCAGCGCTCGCGCCAGTTTATGACGCAGGCTGAATGGGACTACTGGTATGAAGGTGCCGCAGCGACGGAAGACCTGCCCGGTCCCGACGGTCAGACCCGGATCAAAAAAGATTCCGTACGCAGCGGTGGATCCTATTGGCAGCGTGCCAATTGCATTGCCGTCTGGAATACGACAATGGATGAGCACAATTATCTCGTGCGCCGCTGGATGCAGCTGGTCGGCTGA